The nucleotide window GGGGGAGGGCTGATTTCACTAATAAAACACAGGACTTGGTGAAATTAGATTGTGGGTAGCTGCTAGAGAGAGGAAAACAATATCTGATGTGGGAAGTATTTAATAGCAAAATAGTAAGACTTCAAAGTCATCATATCCTTGTAAGGGTAAAAAGCAAAGATGTAAGATTAGGGggaaaaagacaaagtactggagtaactcttattttttattctggatcttaattcatgtattgtgtttttttaatatataatttatgatgcttttataagtgataatactaagattttatatgtatttaattatgtttttatatgcaatatatttttatgtaatgttgtcccttgtctggaacttgagtccgaaataaatttaattataataattatataactcaatgggtcaagcaacatctcgggAAAACacggatcggtgacatttcgggttgtgctccttcttcaaatttactccagcacttttattttatctttttgtaaaccagcatctgcaattctttgtatcTATATGATGAGGGAACCTTGGAGACTTAGGGAACCAAAGGAAATTGTGGATTTGACCAGGAAAATGGAAACGTATATCAGGTATATGAAATTGTTATCAAATGTCCTTTAAGTACTTTAAGAGAACATAGGAGAGATCTTaagaaagccactaggtggcaAAAAACAGCTCAAGAAATGGGCCTGGCCAGCAGAATTAAAGAGAATTCCAAAACATTTTGTGAATATTTTAGAAGCAAGAGCATAGCTGGGGAAAGTATTGGTCCCCTCAGGAACCAAGAGGGAGCCAGAGGATATGTCTAAGTAAATAGTTCATGCCAGTATTAATCAGGGAGGAGGATGGAGTGGATACAGATAAGCTAGTTGTATGCCAATCGACCGAGGTGTATGGTCTGTAACATGTGTGCATCAGAAAATGTTTGAGATATTGATGTACATTAGTAGATAAATCCCCAAAGCTTGATGTAGTCTATGCTAGAATGTTATGGGAAGTATGAGGTAGCAGAGGCTCTGATGTGGATTTTTACATCATCTTTAGCCatggatgttggaaatctgatggATTTGTTCACATCATCAAGGTGGACAATAGGGATAAtccatgaaaccacagaccagggAGTCTTGCACGAGTAGCAAAGAAACTATTAGGAAATATTCTCAGTAATAGGATTTAAGATAGCTTGGAAAGGTAGAGActgatcagcatggttttgtacattagGAAATCTGATGGATTTTTTGCTTGGAAAATAAGGTAAGGTGTTAGGCAATGTATAAATGAATGTTACCATGATTTTTATCTATAGGTATGTCATGCATGGTAGCCCTGTTGGGAAAGTTAGAGCATATGGGATTGAAGGTGCTTTGGCAAACTGGATCCCAaatagaaaacccacatggtcacagggataacatataaactccatacagattgcacccatagccaggattgaacttgggtgtctggagctgtaagacagcagttctaccactgcgtcactgtgctgccctgtcttTTAGACTGAATGTGGAAACTGTCTTCCGCTCCCTTCCAGTTTTTCCTTCTACTATGCCAACCATACTGCATGTTACAACTGTCCTTCCCCGAATACTGCACAGCTAAGTGGTGAGAGATATGTGAAATTGGGGAGATCCTGGCAGGGATCACATAAATCTGTTTTTAAGGCTCTTTGTGTGTAATGCATCCAAAAGCCATTTCACACTGGCTGTTGGCTAACTTAGTACTTTTTTGTTGCTGGGGACCCAAATTGGCACGAGTGCTAAACGTAACAAAGATTTAGTGAACCAAGAGTTAAATATCTCGGGATATGTTCTGAATATATGCAGGAGCACCTGCCATTACAGCTACCACATACATTTTAAATAGATAAAGACATATTTTCATAATAAAaacatcttaaggggttggacaggctagatgcaggaagattgttcccgatgttagggaagtccaggacaaggggtcacagcttaaggataagggggaaatcctttaaaaccgagatgagaagaacttttttcacacagagagtggtgaatctctggaactctctgccacagagggtagttgaggccagttcattggctatatttaagagggagttagatgtggcccttctggctaaggggatcagggggtatggagagaaggcaggtacgggatactgagttggatgatcagccatgatcatattgaatggcggtgcaggctcgaagggccgaatggcctactcctgcacctaatttctatgtttctatgtttctatgatggtaaAGTTCTCAGAGGCATTTCAGAAACAACAAGAATTGGTTGGGTTAAGAGTTAAAAAAAGATATGATTTTCTGCTAATGCGTGGGACAGTGGTAAATGTTGCTGGTTAAACACACAATGATCTGGAGAGATTGGAAACGTGCCTTGGGAAAGGTCACTTGGATTTAATCACTCTCTCTGCAGCATCTTTGCAGCACTGGCACAGATTGAGTGTATATGAGAGAGACTACTGCCTATTCCAATTCATCACCTATTTCTCACACTCCGAGCATGTCCTTGTATGCTGATGTGATTATGCCAGGCCCATACTGCATGAAGTCATTCCATGTAAAGTGCTCCTGTTGAAAATCTGCTGGGCAATCTGCCCTTCATTGTGAACTCCAAGGGCAATGCTAACTTTCCAAGGCAGCACCAAAATAGGAtacctatcaatctctgtcaGTCTACCTTGCATGGCACTGACTCCACCCTCAACTACAATCTCCTTCTTGATTCCACAGTAGAAACCTAGAAAAAAATAGgtacaggtgtaggccatttggcccttcgagccagtacagccattcaatatgatcttggccgatcatctaaaatcagtaccccattcctgcttttttccccatatccttgattcctttagccctaatagctaaacctaactctctcttaaaaccatctaatgaattggcctccactgcctactgtggtaGATAATTCCACAAAATCCCAGGCTTCCATGCATCTGCCGTCCCAAAACACCCTCTGCATCTGTTAGTCCTGATTCCACTCACATCCCTGGTGTCCGTCAGTCTACAATCACTCTCCCTGTCTATAGGTTTGGATtctaacctcatccactgcatctACTGGTCCATCTCAAACACCCTCTTCTCTGCTGGTCCCTGATCTTTTTACTTGTAGCTGCATGGTTCCTCTCGACTTCCATTCCATAACATGGTTTCCATCTATCTCACCAATTTggtgacacatggaactgcagatggtggaatcataAGCAAAACATGAAGTGGCGGAGGAACGCACcaagtcaggcagtgtctgtggggggaatggacaaccATGTTGAGGTTGGAATTTTTCATCAGAAGGGTCCCAATTTAAAACGTTGCTTGCctattctcttcacagatgctgcctgacttgctgagttcttcaagtccacactgaccacctgtTATCCCAATTTACCATCCACTCCCTAACAAGGGTCAATTCATAGAtgccaattaacacacaaacccgcatgtctttgggatgtctgAGCAAATCAGAGCACCCAAGGGAAATGTAGGTTGGTTGGTTTGGGCACgttggaacaaagggcctgtttccacgctgcatggctCTATGGCATTCAACAGTGAAGTCAAGAATCACATAGTGGAAAATAAGCTCCTTTGCCCAAAACACCCAACCCAAAAAACCTGTGTTAATAGAAAATGCCATGATGGATTTGGATGAAGTTTACTGCTTTTATTAAGCAGTGTATACCAAGGCAGTACATGAGACTTTGACACGTAGACTAGCCATTTGCTAAATGAATGGTAAAATAGGTTTAAGAGGCTAAATGGCCAACTGCAATTCTTGTCACTATGATCATGATCCCAACAGATGACTGCAGCAGTCAGGTTTCACCTTGGGTCATCGTAACAGAGTCAGaaaatcatgcagcatggaaacaggccctttggcttaatttgcccatgctgaccaaaatgccccatcaaagatgggtaatttggcccatatccctataaatctTTCATATCCACATATCtcaccaagtgtcttttaaatgttatttataaatgatagaattaggccatctaccccatcaagtctactccatcattcactcatggctgatctatctttctctcctcctaaccccattctcctgcattctccccataacccctgactaatcaagaatctatctatcactgcattaaaaatatccataggcttgtctccacagccttctgtggcaatgaattccacaaatccaccaccttctgactaaggaATTCTGTAGGTCATTATTGcatctgtctcaactacttccacttgcagctcattccatatactcaccaccctctgtgtggaaaaagttgaccctcatgttcctattaaatctttcctctctcaccttaaacctatgttctctagttcttTATTACCCTACTCAGggaaaaaagactgcattcactctgtcgattcacctcatgattttgtacacttctatatgatcacccctcagcttcctgtaaGAAATAAAGTCTTAGTCTTCGCAACCTCTCTTTTTGGTTCAAACCCgcaagtcttggcaacatactggtaaatcttctccgcacctttCTATCTCAAAGGCATCTATTCTATTTTcggttgaccaaaactgaacataattttTCTTGGCTCACCAAAGCCTAATACAACTTAATGGCTTTGGTTTGGCAAGAGAATAGTCTCTGGTCCAATATCAGTCTAATGAAACTgtctaaaatgtaaataaatagataaaattAATCTTACATCTGCATAACATTCAATCAATCACATTTCTTCGAGGTGTGCAATTATTTTCTCATAAGATCACCAATTAACTGGGTGTACTTAATGACTAGAGCAGTTTTTTATAGTCTTTTAAAATGATAGATGCTTAAATCCTTAAACTGAACAACAGATAATTAGTTAAACCACATGGTTCATTAAAACATGAAATTATCTCCTGCACCTGGACAATCATCGCAAGCAGTGATAACCCCATGCTTCATGATAAGGGGCTGGACTAGTCCGAGGCAGGGAAAATACCAGCAGTGCAGTCACCTGTCAATAATGCAGCCTGATTATTCCCCTATATGCAATGGGAGGCTGCTCTCATCTCATTGCACTCAATTAATATTGGAAAGAAGACAAGATTTTCCATGCTTCTTTGTAAATAAGTGGCAAATCTAATCCATATCTAGCAAAAACATCATTACCACATTAATAATAAGCATAGTTAACTTTGTTTGTGAAATATGTCACGTAAACAAAGGGGTTCCTGATTCTTGCACAGATTGTCATTTAAACAGCAATCACTCAAAACTGGAGCTAAGGGCTCAGCACAATTCAATGCAAGATCCAAGATCGCATGCCTCTTTCATAAATAGACGACAGTCATTTATGAGGTACATGTGTGAGCTAGGACCATCATAACCTGCACAGTGATAGCAAGAAGCTTGCAGATAATTTGTGGAtcaatgtgggccaaatggtagTTTATGTTTGACTGTTGGTGAGAGtcaatcatttattttaatttaatctcCTGGATTCACCATTCCCCACTCATCTCCCATTCAGGCATAAGCTCCTTGCTTGGTCACAAGGGCTTTTGGTACCTCAACCAAGTGGCTGTACTTTATGTGCGAGCCTAGAAAGTGATATTCCACCATTGTGAGAGTACCATTGTTGGCGATCAATCCCATCCTCAAACAGCACAAAATCTCCCAGCCAAAATAATTCTGTAGTGAACAATCGACACCAATTATTTTTACAACATTACAAAGAAACTAGAAATGGAGCAAAGATAAAATGAATCATGATcaataagggtgtcaaaagttatggggagcaggcagaggttaagagggatagatagatcagccatgattgaatagcagagtagactcaatgggccaaattgcctaattctgctactatgacATGAATCGATTTtgttattgtctgaagaaggggtccatcccaaaacatcacctctccatgttctccagtgatgctgcctgacctggtgtcttttttcataaaccagcatctgcagttcctgatttTGTTATTGCACATGTGGTTTTGAACACATGGACTGTGGTACAACTTTAATGCAGCTACTGCATCCATCTCTGTAACTGTCGTCTTACCTTTTGATTCTCGCTTCATACTCGATCTTCTGCTTTGTAACTTCTTGCTTCAGGCTGGCCACAAGACTGTGCAACGCACTATGGTTGCCGGTAGAAGCATTGGAGACAAACGTGTCGCTGTTGTCGCTGCTGCTAGTGGCCCGGCTGCTGCAGCCGCCCCCGCTGCTCCGCTCGTACTTGTTCTCAGAGTCAGTCCGGAAGGAGGCGTCGTGGACTGAGCCCTCCAGTGCCGGGTCCTCGTAACCCGCTGCGTAAATGTCCTGGTCTGggcaggtggtggtggaggagcggCAGGAATTGCTGTGCTCCATCAGGGAGATCTCGCAGGAGGATGTGGACCAGGTGGCGCTGTCCACACTCTGCTTGTCATCTGAGTTGCAAAGCGAGAACTGCTGCTGGACATTGTCGTAGGTGGAGAGTCTGTGCTGCTGAGTGGTGGGCTCACTGTTCATGGCTTCTTTGGTCTTGCCGTCCCGCAGCATAACATACCCATTAGGCATCCAGGCTACAACGCGGTTGTTGAGAGAGGAGTTCATCATGTCTGTGCTGGAGATCCCCAGCCTCACTGCCCCGTTCTGCATGCTGCCCGTCCCCAGCTTGGTACCCGTCCCTTTCAGTGAGGAATTCCTCCTCGCCTGCAGACTCCCATTTGGCAACGTCTGAATCTTCTCCTGGGTCTCGGCTGGGCTACTGAAGGAGCCGTTGGTGACAATGCCACTCCCTTTGGAATAGGCAGGGTTCTTCTTCACCATGATGGGTGGGCTTCTGTTGACATCCACTTTGCCCAGGCTGCTCCTGGGACTGCTGCTTAACTTGTTGCCCTCATTCAGTGCAGTCGGAGATCCCGGATTCTCGCCGCTTACCCTTTTGGGCGACTCTGAGTTGTCCCAGGAGCACAGGCGCACAGGTTCGGATTGAGGTTTCTTGTTCTCCTTGTTGAGAGGCGGGGTGAACCCTGCCAAGGGTTTCTTTGCTACTTCATTGTTGTTGTTGCAGCCATCCTGTCTGCCCTGAATCTCCTCTCCATCTTTGGGAAACAAATTGTTGTGTTCACTTATAAATACCGACATTAGCTGCTGAACCAGGACTGTACCTGTAGGAAGACAGGTTGGAGCAGAAAGAGAGGAAATGGATGGCAAGACGTTAGTTTCATCTTATCCAGCATGCTGAAAGAATGTTTCTAGAACAAAACAAGTTAGACATCCCAACTTTTGTGCCAAGCAGGCATGGAGAAAGAGGTCATTCACATATGGTACATATTTCCAAAGAGGAGATTCACTGGGACGTTGAAACTGGACCAACTGGGCTTGTTTTCCTTGAAGGGGAACCGGTTGAGTATGGACTTGACTGAGGTATGCAAAGTTATGAAATGGTACACAGTAAGAAAAGTTTATCATGGCATAGGTGCTGAATGGTAGAAGCCTTAGGTTTATGGTAAACGGGAGTAAATTTGGAGAGGATCCGAGGAggaacgttttcacccaaagggtgttGGAAGATGAAACAACGTACTAGCTGTGGCATGGTAGGGGATAATGGTCTCATGACATTTAATAAATATCTAAACGAGTACTTGAATTGCTACTGCTAATGTGTAAAAGGCCATAGTCCAAGTGCTAAGAGGTATAAATAGGTACTTGATAGTCAATGTGGACATTGGTATTCCTGACAACTTTAACATATTTGTTGAATCTGGATCATTGGGGGAATGAAAGTGAAATTAGATCTTCCTTATTGCTTACATGTTAGTTGTTAGCAACACGTGTACATGGACACTCAGGTCCTGTTGAGTATCACGTTTGCAAACTTTTGCCATTTAAAGCAAAATACTCAGCAtatcagggtttttttttttgctgttgcaGAAACTCTCACCATTTTCAACATTACACTTCATATCTCATGTTGTTGTTGGAATAAAGGATGTTGCCAAGGCACTCAGAAAACAATAATATGATTGAGCAGTGTTAACATAGATTTTTGAATTGTGCAAATCATATTTTGACATCCATTAGAATTCAGTGTGGCAGGTGGGAGAGAACCAATAGTTGTGATTTAATTGGATTTTGATAAGGGTTTCCATTCCAGGTTAGTGTAAATAAAATTGGGGGCATGACACTAGCTTGGTTTGAGTGTTGTTTAAccaacagaaaacaaagagtaggaataaatggatCCTTGTGAGGTTGACAGGCCTGTGCTTGGGTCCACGATCCATAGAGACATCTACAACCTTTGTAGATATCTTGGCTGAGGGAACCATATGTAATCTTTAGTAGTTTGCCCATAAAGTTAAGTGGAATATGAGTTATAAGGAGGATGAGAAAGGCATCAAGAGGATTCAGACAATGATGAACAATGTGGGAAAAAAGATGAGATTTTCTGACACAGCAGAAACCCCCCATAAAATGTTgggcataggagtagaattaggccattctttaAACAGTGAGAGATTGGGGGACATTGATAATGAAATGGACCAGAGTGTCCTAATACAcgagtcactaaaagctaacatacaTGTGCAGGAAACAAGgaagactagtttagtttagtttagagatacagcgtggaaacaagcccctcaatCCACTGAATTCACACCAACCACGAGGAGAGGTTGATAGGCTGCACCTTTAttatctggaatttagaagaatgagaggatgaCCTTATTGATACATACAAAAATGTTTGGGACCATGACAGGGTGAATGCGTGGAGGATGCTTTCCTAGCTAAGGATTCTAGAATAAAGAGATAGGGTCTCAAAATAAGGAGCAAGCTATTTGGGACCAAAGTAAGGAGTCCTTGCTTCACTCAGAGAATGCTGAATGTTTGGACTTCTACTGTGGAAATTCTATCATGAATTTAATTCAAAACAAAGATTCATAGATCCAGGATATTAAATATATTAAGAA belongs to Leucoraja erinacea ecotype New England chromosome 1, Leri_hhj_1, whole genome shotgun sequence and includes:
- the arhgap24 gene encoding rho GTPase-activating protein 24 isoform X5; the encoded protein is MTTNHETYLLMATAQNDMEDWVKTIRRVIWAPFGGGIFGQRLEDTVRYERRYGTHMAPMLVEQCADFIRQRGLKEEGLFRLPGQANLVKELQEAFDCGEKPLFDSNTDVHTVASLLKLYLRELPEPVIPYAKYDEFLLCAKFFTKEQETGMKELIKQVKTIPPVNFNLLKYICRFLDEVQSYSDVNKMSVQNLGTVFGPNILRPKVEDPVTIMEGTVLVQQLMSVFISEHNNLFPKDGEEIQGRQDGCNNNNEVAKKPLAGFTPPLNKENKKPQSEPVRLCSWDNSESPKRVSGENPGSPTALNEGNKLSSSPRSSLGKVDVNRSPPIMVKKNPAYSKGSGIVTNGSFSSPAETQEKIQTLPNGSLQARRNSSLKGTGTKLGTGSMQNGAVRLGISSTDMMNSSLNNRVVAWMPNGYVMLRDGKTKEAMNSEPTTQQHRLSTYDNVQQQFSLCNSDDKQSVDSATWSTSSCEISLMEHSNSCRSSTTTCPDQDIYAAGYEDPALEGSVHDASFRTDSENKYERSSGGGCSSRATSSSDNSDTFVSNASTGNHSALHSLVASLKQEVTKQKIEYEARIKSLEQRNLELESEVMTLHEELDQERKKYTMVEIKMRNTERAREDAEKRNEMLQKEMEQFFSTFGDLTVETRRSDRSNTIWIQ
- the arhgap24 gene encoding rho GTPase-activating protein 24 isoform X4; this translates as MPENKNIIFCSTSSLTYPTFLPKTTYRKIKRCFSFRKGIFGQRLEDTVRYERRYGTHMAPMLVEQCADFIRQRGLKEEGLFRLPGQANLVKELQEAFDCGEKPLFDSNTDVHTVASLLKLYLRELPEPVIPYAKYDEFLLCAKFFTKEQETGMKELIKQVKTIPPVNFNLLKYICRFLDEVQSYSDVNKMSVQNLGTVFGPNILRPKVEDPVTIMEGTVLVQQLMSVFISEHNNLFPKDGEEIQGRQDGCNNNNEVAKKPLAGFTPPLNKENKKPQSEPVRLCSWDNSESPKRVSGENPGSPTALNEGNKLSSSPRSSLGKVDVNRSPPIMVKKNPAYSKGSGIVTNGSFSSPAETQEKIQTLPNGSLQARRNSSLKGTGTKLGTGSMQNGAVRLGISSTDMMNSSLNNRVVAWMPNGYVMLRDGKTKEAMNSEPTTQQHRLSTYDNVQQQFSLCNSDDKQSVDSATWSTSSCEISLMEHSNSCRSSTTTCPDQDIYAAGYEDPALEGSVHDASFRTDSENKYERSSGGGCSSRATSSSDNSDTFVSNASTGNHSALHSLVASLKQEVTKQKIEYEARIKSLEQRNLELESEVMTLHEELDQERKKYTMVEIKMRNTERAREDAEKRNEMLQKEMEQFFSTFGDLTVETRRSDRSNTIWIQ